The Couchioplanes caeruleus sequence TCGGCGTACCGGATCTCCCAGGAGATCGACGGCGGCGAGCGGGTCGTGGTGGGCGTCAACCGCTTCGGCGCCGACGAGGAGGAGAAGTACGAGCCGCTGCGCGTCGACCCGAAGATCGAGGCCGACCAGGCGGCCCGGCTCGCCACCCTGCGCGCCGAGCGGGACGGCGCCGCCGTCGAGGCGGCGCTGGCCGACCTGCGCAAGGCCGCCGAGGGTACGGACAACGTCCTGCCGCCGATGCGCGAGGCCTTGCGCCGCCGTGCGACGGTGGGAGAGGTCTGCCACACGCTGCGCGGCGTCTGGGGGGTGTACCACCCCGTGGAACACTTCTGACAGTGACGGATTTTGAACCGCGTCACCTCCTACATTCGTAACCCGTTGTTGTAGGAGGTGGTGGGACGAATGCCGTCCGGAGATCGCGCCTATCAGGGCTTTCGTGACACTGCGCGACCCCGCCCGTACGGGAATGGCGTTGCACAGCGTCACGGAAATGGGTCTAGGCTATCGCGCGTTGCCGAAAGTGGCCCAAACCTCGAGAGCGATAGAGAAACCGACGTGACGAGTGCATTGACGGCGCCCGAGGGCGCGGAGACGGCACCCTTCCCGGGCCCGCCACCCGGGGCCGAGCCCCTGCCCGGGCAGCTCGACCGCTGGCTGGCATCCCGGGGTGCCGAGCTGGTGGCCATCCGCCGTCACATCCACGCGCACCCCGAGCCGTCGAACGCCGAGTTCGAGACCGCCGCGCTCATCGCCCGCGAGCTCGCCGTCGCCGGGCTCAGCCCCCAGCTCCTGCCCAAGGGCAACGGGGTGATCTGCGACATCGGTCAGGGCGACCGGGTGATCGCGTTCCGCGCCGACCTGGACGCGCTGCCGCTGCAGGACACCAAGGACGTGCCCTACCGCTCCACGGTCGAGAAGGTGGCGCACGCCTGCGGCCACGACGTGCACACCACGGTCCTGCTCGGGCTCGGCCTGGCCCTGGCCCAGCTCAACGAGCACGGCGAGCTGCCCGGCCGGGTGCGCCTGATCTTCCAGCCGGCCGAGGAGTTCGTGCCGTCCGGGGCGCCCGAGGTCATCGAGGCCGGTGCGCTCAAGGACGTGGCCGCGATCTTCGCGTTGCACTGCTATCCGCAGCTTCCGGCCGGCCTGGTCGGCGTCCGTTCCGGGCCGTTCACCGCGGCCGCCGACACCATCCGGGTACGGCTCACCGGCCCGGGTGGCCACACCGCCCGGCCGCACCTCACCGCCGACCTCGTGCACGCCCTCGGCCGGGTGATCGTCGACGTGCCGGCGCTCCTGGACCGCCGCGTCGACCCGCGCGCCGGGGTGTCGATGGTCTGGGGTGCCGTGAAGGCCGGACAGGCGTTCAACGCCATCCCGGGCGAGGGGGAGGTGCTGGGCACCGTGCGCATCCTCAACCGCGAGGCATGGCGCGAGGCACCGGAGCTCATCACCAAGCTGATCCACGACGTGGTCGCGGCCACCGGCGCCGAGGCCGAGGTCACCTACAACCGCGGCGTCCCGCCCGTCATCAACGACCGGATGGCCGCCGCGGTCATCGCGGGCGCCGCCGGTGCCGCGCTCGGTGCCGACCGGGTGGTCGAGGCCGAGATCAGCATGGGCGGCGAGGACTTCGCGTTCTACCTGGAGAACGTGCCCGGCGCGATGATCCGGCTGGGCACCGGCACGCCGGGAGCCGAGGCGAAGTACGACCTGCACCAGAGCAACTTCGACGTGGACGAGCGCTGCATCGGCTACGGCGTGCGGGTCATGGTGCACACGGCCCTGGCGGCCCTGGCGACCGGCGCGTTCTGACGCTACGGCGTCTCGGCCGGGCCGGCCGTCGCGACCGCGGGCCGCAGCCGGCGGCGGCGCCGTACGAAGTGGACGCCGATCCACGCCGGCACGCCGAGGATCAGCAGCCATGGCAGCACCCACCCCAGCACCGTCGCCACCACGCCGAGTGAGGCGAGCAGGCCGGTCCAGCCCTTGCGCAGCCCGGCGACGAATCCGGAAGGCTCGTCGTCGGACTTCGCCGACGACTCGGGGTCCAGCAGCACGACGGTGATGGTGGACAGTGCGGTGAGATCCGCCAGCCGGCGCTGCTTCGCCTGCAGCGACGCGAGATCGGACTCCCGGGTAGCCACCTCGCGCTCCAGCATGACGAGGTCCTCCAAGGACTTCGCCTGCGCCAGCAGCTTGCGGCCGCTGGCCACCCGGGCCTGCTGGGTCGCGATCCGGGCCTGGAGGTCCACCGTCTGCTCGGTGACGTCCTCGGTGTCGATGCCGCGCTGTTCCTCCTCGCCGAGCTGCGCGACCTGGTCCACCACGGCGGCGAACTTGGCCGCCGGCACCCGCAGGGTCAGCGTGGCGTCGGACGGCTCGTCCTTGCCCGAGCTGCTGCGCTTGTCTCCGCCGACGAACCCGCCCGCGCCCGTCACGATGCCGGTGACCCGCGCCGCGGCGGTGCCGACGTCCTCCACCCGTACGGTGATCGAGCCGGTATAGACGATCGACCGCTGGTCCACGCCGAGGTGCGGAGCCTGGGCGGCGGTGTCCTTGCCCTGCGGCGGCGCGGCGCCGGCCTGGTCGGGCCCGGCACCGGCCTGTGGCGGCGCGGCGCCCTGCTCGGCGGGGGCGGGCCCGGCTATGTCCCCGCCGCGGCTCGACGCCGATTGCGAGTCACTACTGCTGTATCCGCTGCATCCGGCCAGCGCGAGTGCGGCCGCGATGCCGGCGGCGCAGAGGCCGGAGGTCAGCCGGTGCCGTGCGTGTGATGGTCTGATAGAGGACGAACCCGCCATGGTGATTTCTCCTGTCCCCGTGAGGTCTGGAGCCTGGGACGTGCGGCGCACGTCCGCCGGTTCCGGCAGACTGCGGGTTGGACGGTCACGATTCGGCAGCGGAGGAGACCCGTGCACGTCACGAAGTTCACGCATTCCTGCCTACGGTTCTCCGGCGACGGCGTGCTCGTCGTGGATCCCGGCGCCTTCAGCGAGCGCTCGGCCCTCGCCGGCGCGGACGCGGTCCTCGTCACCCACGAGCACTTCGACCACGTGGACGTCGAGGCCCTCGCCGAGGCCCTCAGCGCCCGGCCGGAGCTCACCGTCTACGCCCACGCCGACGTCCTGCCCGCCCTCGGCGGGTTTGAGGGCGAGGTCATCACGGTGGAGCCGGGCGCCGAGTTCCAGGCCGCCGGTTTCACGGTCCGGGCGTACGGAGGCCGGCACGCGGTGATCCACGAGGACATCCCGCGCATCGCCAACCTCGGCTACCTCGTCAGCGACGGCACCGACTCGGCGTACACGCCGGGAGACTCCTTCACGGTCCCGGACGAGGAGGTCGGCACCCTGTTCGTGCCGCTGAACGCGCCCTGGATGAAGCTCAGCGAGGCGATCGACTTCGTCCGCGCTGTGCGGCCGGGGCGGGCGTACGCCCTGCACGACGCCCTGCTCACCGAGACCGGCGCGCAGATCTCCAACGGCCACCTGGAACGCCTCGGCGGCACGACGTACGCACAGGTCGCTCCCGGCACCACGATCTCCTGACGTGGCCGCACCCCCGGGCACCGACGAGCTGATCCGGCGGCTGTACGAGGCGCCGCCGGACGGCTTCGTCGCGGGCCGCGCCGCCGCGGTCGCCGCCGCCCGCAAGGCCGGCGACAAGGAAGCGGCCAAGCGCCTCGCCGCCCTGCGAAAACCCACCGTGGCGGCGTGGCTCGTCAACCTGCTCGCCCTGCGCCGGCCCGAGCTCATCGACGACCTCGTCGAGCTGGCCACGGCGCTGCGCCAGGCCCAGCGCAGCCTGCGCGGCGACGACCTGCGCGAGCTCTCCCTGCAACGCCGCCAGGTGGTCTCCGCCCTGGTTCGGGCCGCGCAGCAGCTCGCGGTCGAGGACGATCCCGCGCTGCGCGGTGCGAAGCTGCCGATGGCCGAGGTCGAGGCGACGCTCGGCGCGGCCCTGGCCGAGCCGGACGTCGCCGAGCAGGTGCGCAGCGGCCGCCTGGTCAAGGCCGCCACGTACGCCGGCTTCGGCGAGGTGCCCCGGCCCCGGCTGCGCCTGGTCACGGCCGACGACGAACCCGCCGCGGCGCCGGCGCCGGAGACCCCGGACGAGGAGCCTGAAGAGGAGGAACCGAAGCGCGTCCCGGCGCTGGAGGAGCGACGGCGTCGCGCCGAGCAGAAGGCCCGGGACGAGCGCGCGGCCAAGCGCCGGGATCTGCGACGGGAACTCACCGCGGCACGGGCGGCCGACCGCAAGGCGAAGAGCATCCTGGAGGACGCCGAGGAAGCCGAGCGCGCGGCGAGCCACGCCGTCGACGAGCTGGAGGAACAGATCGCCGAGCTCGAGCGCCAGCGCATCGTCGCCCAGGCCGAGGTCTCCCGCCGCAAGCTGGCGCGACGTTCTGCCGAACGCGACGCGTCGGCCGCGCGCCGGCGGGTCGGCGACGTGGAAGCGGCACTCGAAGATCTCGATGCCGAGGAACCGGACTAACGGCGGTTTTCCAGAACCGGTCAGGAGTAGCAGAATCTCCTCGTGTGACCCCCGAACAGGCAGCCGCCAATGCCCGGCCGGGACTCACGTCCCTCGTCGGGGCGTTCGCCGAGTCCCCGCAGACGCTGCGCCGCGCCCGGCTGATGGGGTTGTCCGGGTGGGCGTACCACGTCTCGGCCCGGGCCGGCGTGCTCGGCGACGTACGGCCGGAGACCGTCGCCGCCGCCATCGGATTCATCGCCCCCGAGGCCGTCACCGACGGCTGGGAGGCGGCGGC is a genomic window containing:
- a CDS encoding amidohydrolase, giving the protein MTSALTAPEGAETAPFPGPPPGAEPLPGQLDRWLASRGAELVAIRRHIHAHPEPSNAEFETAALIARELAVAGLSPQLLPKGNGVICDIGQGDRVIAFRADLDALPLQDTKDVPYRSTVEKVAHACGHDVHTTVLLGLGLALAQLNEHGELPGRVRLIFQPAEEFVPSGAPEVIEAGALKDVAAIFALHCYPQLPAGLVGVRSGPFTAAADTIRVRLTGPGGHTARPHLTADLVHALGRVIVDVPALLDRRVDPRAGVSMVWGAVKAGQAFNAIPGEGEVLGTVRILNREAWREAPELITKLIHDVVAATGAEAEVTYNRGVPPVINDRMAAAVIAGAAGAALGADRVVEAEISMGGEDFAFYLENVPGAMIRLGTGTPGAEAKYDLHQSNFDVDERCIGYGVRVMVHTALAALATGAF
- a CDS encoding DUF4349 domain-containing protein, which produces MAGSSSIRPSHARHRLTSGLCAAGIAAALALAGCSGYSSSDSQSASSRGGDIAGPAPAEQGAAPPQAGAGPDQAGAAPPQGKDTAAQAPHLGVDQRSIVYTGSITVRVEDVGTAAARVTGIVTGAGGFVGGDKRSSSGKDEPSDATLTLRVPAAKFAAVVDQVAQLGEEEQRGIDTEDVTEQTVDLQARIATQQARVASGRKLLAQAKSLEDLVMLEREVATRESDLASLQAKQRRLADLTALSTITVVLLDPESSAKSDDEPSGFVAGLRKGWTGLLASLGVVATVLGWVLPWLLILGVPAWIGVHFVRRRRRLRPAVATAGPAETP
- a CDS encoding MBL fold metallo-hydrolase gives rise to the protein MHVTKFTHSCLRFSGDGVLVVDPGAFSERSALAGADAVLVTHEHFDHVDVEALAEALSARPELTVYAHADVLPALGGFEGEVITVEPGAEFQAAGFTVRAYGGRHAVIHEDIPRIANLGYLVSDGTDSAYTPGDSFTVPDEEVGTLFVPLNAPWMKLSEAIDFVRAVRPGRAYALHDALLTETGAQISNGHLERLGGTTYAQVAPGTTIS